The Pan troglodytes isolate AG18354 chromosome 19, NHGRI_mPanTro3-v2.0_pri, whole genome shotgun sequence region GGCAGGGGAGGGCGCTTCTCCTATCAGGTGGGTTAAGGATATTGCCAAAAATTGGCCTGGGCCACCCACCTACAGAAAGGCAAACCATAGCATCTGGGAAAGGGGATTTGTGTTAAAACTTCCCGTTGGTCCTCTGCATCTGCCCCCTATCCCATTATCTGCCATTTGGTTCTTAAGTCATCCCAGGCCCCAGAGAACCCTCTCAGCTCAGCCCATGGCCTTCCCCAAAGACTTGTGTAAATGGGCACATGGCTGGAGGTACTGTAAGCCTGAGCCATTGTGAACACCAAGAGCTTTCCCCCAGAAAAATAACAGTAGGGCCCCTACATGCACTgcattacatttttcatttaggGGAACAAGCTCCAACCAGAGGAATGTGTCCCCACTCAAGGAAGGTGGGAATCTTTAGCAAAATTCCTGTAACTCCTGGTTGCCCGAGACCCCAGTTCCATCTATGCTAGGAGTGGACTGAACGTGGTCTACCTCCTTATGGAGACCCAGCCCTATTTCTGAGGCCCACCTTGATTCTAGGCATCTGCCCATAGGACCAGCTGTCGCTATATCCTTTGACAGAGCAGCCTACGATGCCATGTGGTAGTGCTCAGGACAGACATGGTGCCCATGCATACAAGCATAAAGTCCTGTTCAGAAATCCCCTATCCACCTTCCCTACCCACTGCTGACTGGAAAACTACCAGACTTCTATGTGGGCTCTGATGTCCTTAGCATGCAGGGTAAGTGACAAACCTGGCTTCCTTCTTATCACTTGCCAGTATGACTTCACTGACCTAGACAGGCTGTAAGAACTCTTTCCCCATAACTCTTAAGTAATCCACCAACACATTCCAGAAAACCGACTGTAGAAGGTGGGctttaaaaccttaaaaacctaGGACAATGAAGGAGTCCAATCCCTTGGCAGATCCAACAAGatggctggggagagggagaaacaaACTGGAGGCTCCCAAAGGAGCCTAACTTAGCAAAGGTTCTCATCTTAAACCCTCCCCTTACCCAAATACTCTCCTACTGAAAGGGCCCTACCAGTTAAGGGATCTCTTCTAAATAACAGGCAACCCCTAGATCCAAGTAGTTCAGTCCAGGAAGACTGGGAGCCAATCACTCTTGAACCTTGTGGGCAAACAGTATGGGGGAGGACCCTCTTGACAGGCAAGATTCCAACACAGGAAGACAGCAAGATGGGGCCTAGAGTATGGGACCCTACATGCTGTTAAGGTTGTGGTTAGGAATGGTGCAATGCTGCAGGAGCTGGAACAAAGCTACACCAAGGAACAGAGCGCAGAGCAGCAGGGGCCGAAATTGAGGAGGCCTTAAATGCTTTGAGCTTTTGCCTTCAGTCTAAAGCTGTAGAATAGGGGGTTAAGAGCTTAGGCTGACCACAGGGAAGTTTACAAGCTAGAGCGAATATCTGGACTGCTAATATCTGACAACAGTAGGCgaaatttactttttcttcaaaTACACATTTTCAAGAATTGACACCCAAGACCATCCTTTATTGTAGTATTAGTTCATGGTAACTGCATGAAAAAACATTTCAGGAGGAATTTACAATTTCCAGCTTAAAGAACTTGCCCACCAACATAACCAATTTATGAAAGTCAATTCATTAAAAGGTATAGAACCTCTTGTTGGGCATGATGGCAAGGGACAAAGCTACAACTTGGCCTGTgcctttggaagctgaggcaggaggaccatctgagcccaggagcctgagaccagcctgggcaacatagagaatccgtcttaacaaaaaaaaaattttagccaggtgtgctgtgagctatagtcccagctacaaggtgggaggattgcttaggccTGGGTGATTGAggatgcaatgagctgtgattgtgccaccacactccagcctgggcaatacagcaagactgtctcaaaaaaaaaaaaaaaaaaaaaaaaccaaaaaaactcaaGAATGTAATGAATGATACCCAATGTGCCTTTTCTAGAAAAAGTTGCCAAATATATCTCTTGGATCTGCTGAGCATGTCCTCTGATACATAAGGCAAGCATGTTTCTACACCCAGTGTTGATGCCGGTTAGTTTTCAGAATCCAAACTGATGGCAGCTACTGGTCCTTGGGACTGACATCCTCTGGGAATATAACCTGCAAAGAAACTACATTTCAATCTCACTTTCTGCACCAACTGACAGTCAATCACAGGGTAAGAGATATCTTCAGAAAACCGTAGGTTCACCACTACACAATCTGCCGGTAATTCCAGCTATTTTGGGTGATTTCATcatttgatatctttttttttttgaagcgaGTTTTAACAAGATCAGCTGTTTATTCATTCCACTATGGGGTTGGGGGGATCATTGGCCAGCTCAAGGCTTACCTTCTCTTGGGCTGAGATGCTGCTGCCAGCTCTAAAACAGCACTCTGTTCTCAAAACCTGGGGGAATGGAGAAGGCGCATACACCTTAGAGACTGCAGATGCAGAGCAGGACAGGCATTTCTGATGACAGAGTCAATTAATGACTTTACAAATTTAAGTCCATCCTAACAAAAGCCCCTTAAGACCTAATTAGAGgtaatttttctaagtttttgtaAATTATTGAGGACTACAAATCTTAATTAGCTTCTCAGgaggttgtaatttttttttttttttgagatggagtctcgctgttgcccaggctggagtgcagtggcacgatctcgactcactacaatctccgcctccagggttcaagcgattctcctggctcagcccccaaagtagctgggattacaagtacacgccaccacaccaggctaatttttgtatttttggtagagatggggtttcaccatgtcggccagccaggctggtcttgaactcctgacctcaggtgatccatccaccttagcctcccaaagtgctgggattacaggccactgtgcccagcctcaggggAGTTGTAATCTCCATTTCAGTCACATCAATTTAAACTTCACAAAGCTaagattacttttctttttcacatctGAGGAAAACTACATCTCAGCAGACAGGTAATTTGCCCAAGACTAAACAGCCAAGAGGTAAATAGAGTAGCCCCTCTTTCTAGGTAATCCACCCTGGCTCCACTGCCACCGGAAACTAAAATCAGTATCTCTGGGATAGGCTACACTGTTACAAGGTATTAGGTTAACCAAATCCAATTGCCAATATTCGACCTGACAGCTAGGCGTGGTCAGCCACTAGCCTCCCCATAGAGCAAGGCTTACCTCATGGCAGGCTCCTGGCTCCAATACTCAGCTGCCAAACATGATGCTGATTCTTCACGAATTTGCAACCTAGGTGAATATAGCAATTAGGTCACCGTTCAGACAAGTTTACTCCTGGGAACCAGCAAGTGGTGAAGACTTGACTGCAATCAGACAGGAGTAGTCTTCGTCAGTTATCGCTTCTGACGGCACTTCCTATTAGTGATTTCATCAGAGCAGTCAAGCACCTCACAACCCTCCAGTACTGCTCCAACCGCAGATCTAGACCCTACCTGAAACTTAAGCTAACCCTGCTACTGGAGACATTTCTTAACGAAGGAGTTTGTTTCTGCATTATCAGTTTGCTTTAAATGCAGTTCTAGGTTAGGACTGTGGCTGAAGCAGCCATCTCCAGTTTCTATTTAAGTTCCACCCTATGCAATGACTTGATAACGTTACCCTAAAGTGTATAAAACACCTAAACGTAGAAAACTGTCAAAACGCCAATTTCCGTGCATTCAAGATGACAAAACTACGTTCCATGTTAAACCCTACACCAGAGAGCCTCTTACCTCGTGGCTACCCCGTCTTCAGCACTCTGCAGTGGGTACGCAATCTTAAAGAGGGAGTAAGGACAGGAATTCAGGGCAGGGCTCTGGCAGTTACGGTCAACTAAGTTGTAGAGGTTTCAGCGACTGCGGTCAGATAGACATTAGACGTCGTCAGTTATCGCTTCTGACGGCACTTCCTATTACAAGTATCATCAGGACAGTCGAATAAATCTTCCAGTAATACTGTTACAATCTTACCGACGTACACCGCCCTCGGGGTACCCCAAACTGCAAGCCGACCCCAACTTACCCAGTTCTCTCGGGTTTGCACACCCCCCCCACGGTGGGCCGGGGAACCGGGTCCCGGCCTTCGCAGACTCCAGGCTCTGGCAGATGTGGCCCTACCACAAAAGAGTGATCCATGAGCCTCAGCCACGGCAGCCGGATTCGGCCCCGCGCTGCCCTGCCAGGCTGTCCAACACCGGGCCGCAGCGCCCGCCGCGAAAGCCACGCGGGCGCAGGAGCCGGGGAGCCACGCCATCTCAACAGCTGCCCTCCGCCCTCTAGCCAGGCTTCCCGGGAACATCTCCCCAGAGACCACAGAAGCCCGAGCTCTTTATTTGCTCTTGCCCCCCAGCTACTACTCCCAGATTCCTAGAGAGCCTACCTCCATAACAACGGGAATGAAAAGGTCACACCTTATGTGCGCCTGGCCCTTAAGGAGTCGGAATATCCCATTCCTCACAAAAGGAGGGGGACGCTGGCAAAGACTCATGGGAACTTTCCGCCAAGTAACGATGTAGACCGGCGCGCTACCCAGGACTCCCCCTCCTGTTGAGTCTATGGTCTCTTCCACAGCCCCGGGAATTCTGGGTCACAACACGCGCGGGGAGCTCCAGGGCGCCTGCGCGAGGGCTGGATCGCGCGTTTGGGCCCCACCTCCGCCACTCCTTAGCTGGGTGGTCTTGGGCCAATTACTCATTCTCTTTAAGCTTCCGATTGGTCCTCTAGTAAACGGAGACACCAGCGCCCCAGAAGATCACGTGAGATGACACACGTGAAAGCCTGTAGAGCTGTGGCACACGGCAGCCATTCATCCTAGTAGCTCCTCCTGAATCTATTGAGTGTTGCCAAATACTCTCCCCACAGCTATTTCACCACATCCACGGGGCTTCTCAAACCCCTGCGCACTGGTCACCCTCATTACTCCTTTAGCACGACCTTTAGGGAACGAGCTGACGTCTTATCTAGATCCACGTCCGTCCTCTGCTCGCCTCTGGGGTAAAGCTCTGCccacctcctttcctctcctcattCCTTGGGGCCTCCTCCACCTATGCCCCTGCCTCACCTTCCATGGAAAACTCTACTGTGGCTTTCCTTTCAGCCTATGAACATGCTCAGCTCTCTCCTTGAAAAATAATCCATGCAACCACGTTTTGCACACACACGTTATACCAAGGGAAAGAAATTCATTTTGACTGCAAAACACTGGGAAGACAATCATAAGACCTTTTGAGCTGGCCTCAGAAATAAGtgtagggtttttgttgttgttgttcgtttttgtgtttttttgagacggaatttcgctcctgttgcccaggctggagtgcaatggcgcgatctccgctcaccgcaacctctgcctcccgggttcaagcgattcttctgcctcagcctccggagtagccgggattacaggcatgcgccaccatgcccggctaattttgtatttttagtagagacggggtttctccatgttggtcaggctggtttcgaactcctgaactcaggtgatccacccgcctgggcctcccagagtgctgggattacaggtgcccggcaAGTgtagggttttattttattattatactttaagttctagggtacatgtgcacaacgtgcaggtttgttacatatgtat contains the following coding sequences:
- the LOC746682 gene encoding putative uncharacterized protein LRRC75A-AS1, mitochondrial, with protein sequence MSLCQRPPPFVRNGIFRLLKGQAHIRCDLFIPVVMEIAYPLQSAEDGVATRLQIREESASCLAAEYWSQEPAMRF